From the Syntrophorhabdaceae bacterium genome, one window contains:
- a CDS encoding aspartate-semialdehyde dehydrogenase has translation MKTYNVAVAGATGAVGNEMVEILEERNFPVKNLKLLASSRSVGKTISFKGTDIKVEELKEDSFKDVDIGLFSPGGAVSMKFAPIAAASGCVVIDNTSAFRMEPDIPLVVPEVNEHAIAGYKNRGIISNPNCSTIQMVVVLKPLHDYAKIKRVVVSTYQAVSGTGKKAIFELEQQILAIYGNKDIVKKVYPHQIAFNCLPHIDSFLENGYTKEEMKMVNETKKIMEDDSIQVTATTVRVPVFYGHSESVNVEFEKEITPETARELLRAAPGVEVTDDPSKNIYPLAIYAAGKDETFVGRIRRDESVKYGLNMWIVADNIRKGAALNAVQIAEVLIKKYL, from the coding sequence ATGAAAACCTATAATGTTGCAGTAGCAGGCGCAACAGGCGCTGTTGGAAATGAAATGGTGGAGATTCTCGAGGAGAGAAACTTTCCTGTAAAAAATCTAAAGCTCCTCGCTTCATCAAGAAGTGTGGGCAAGACCATATCCTTTAAAGGAACAGATATAAAGGTAGAGGAGCTCAAAGAAGATTCATTTAAAGATGTGGATATCGGGCTATTCTCACCAGGTGGTGCAGTGAGTATGAAGTTTGCTCCCATAGCAGCGGCAAGTGGCTGCGTGGTAATAGATAATACAAGTGCATTCAGGATGGAACCTGATATCCCTCTTGTTGTTCCTGAGGTAAATGAACACGCTATAGCTGGCTATAAAAATAGAGGCATAATATCCAATCCAAATTGTTCTACCATTCAGATGGTGGTTGTTCTAAAACCTTTACATGATTACGCAAAAATAAAACGTGTTGTTGTGTCAACATATCAGGCAGTATCAGGAACAGGAAAAAAGGCAATCTTTGAATTAGAACAGCAGATCCTTGCCATCTATGGAAATAAGGATATTGTCAAAAAAGTCTATCCCCATCAGATAGCCTTTAACTGCCTGCCCCATATTGATTCATTCCTTGAAAACGGTTATACAAAGGAAGAGATGAAGATGGTGAATGAGACAAAAAAAATCATGGAAGATGATAGTATTCAGGTTACAGCCACAACAGTAAGGGTACCTGTATTCTATGGTCATTCAGAGTCGGTAAATGTGGAGTTTGAAAAGGAGATTACCCCTGAAACGGCAAGAGAATTACTAAGAGCTGCTCCGGGCGTTGAGGTAACCGATGACCCGTCAAAAAACATATATCCCCTTGCCATCTATGCAGCAGGAAAGGACGAGACCTTTGTGGGAAGGATAAGAAGGGATGAATCAGTAAAATATGGGCTCAATATGTGGATAGTAGCTGATAATATAAGAAAAGGTGCTGCATTGAATGCTGTTCAGATAGCAGAGGTGTTAATAAAGAAATATCTTTAA